A part of Lacibacter sp. H407 genomic DNA contains:
- a CDS encoding amidophosphoribosyltransferase yields the protein MSDEIKHECGLAFIRLRKPFSHYQKQYGSVLYGLNKLYLLMEKQHNRGQDGAGIAAVKLDVEPGYPFLHRLRSSANQPIADLFFKVGQEVQELEKYQPDIKQHAGLMKGHLPFLGELMLGHLRYGTQGKNNVEFCHPFIKRNTHSSRNLALAGNFNLVNTDELFNLINIDPGEFQKQSDLAAMMEVVHHFLVKEDERDPNNPSITNVLRKATPLFDGGYTIGGMTGNGASFVMRDAHGIRPAYYYVDNEVIVAASERAAIRTTFNVGENEVLELMPGQALIVEADGSYHIDQILEPKERRACSFERIYFSRGSDEKIYRERITLGHKLSKRILEHIDYDLKNTIFSYIPNTAEVAFYGLVKGMEEYLNQIKVQRIMSWGKDFDEEKLNEMITRKIRQEKIAIKDVKLRTFITEDSSRNEMVQHVYDITYGTVKKDVDTLVVIDDSIVRGTTLKESIVRMLGRLGPKKIIVVSSAPQIRYPDCYGIDMSKLGDFVAFRAAIELLKERGMTDVIDEAHTTIKEMQRNNQLHTENVVRRLYKPFTTEEISDKIAQLITPAGFTIPVQVIYQNIEDLHASCPTNTGDWYFTGNYPTPGGNRVCNKALLNYLDGKNVRGY from the coding sequence ATGAGCGACGAAATAAAACACGAATGCGGCTTGGCCTTCATTCGTTTACGCAAACCCTTCTCTCATTACCAGAAACAATATGGCTCGGTGCTGTATGGCCTTAACAAGCTGTACCTGCTCATGGAAAAGCAACACAACCGTGGGCAAGACGGTGCAGGTATTGCAGCCGTTAAACTGGATGTAGAACCAGGTTATCCTTTTCTCCATCGGTTACGCAGCAGTGCAAATCAACCCATCGCCGATCTGTTTTTTAAAGTAGGGCAGGAAGTGCAGGAGCTGGAAAAATACCAGCCCGATATCAAGCAACACGCCGGTTTAATGAAAGGTCATTTGCCTTTTTTAGGTGAGTTGATGCTGGGGCATCTTCGCTACGGCACACAGGGAAAAAACAATGTAGAATTCTGTCATCCCTTTATCAAACGCAATACACATTCTTCACGCAACCTGGCATTGGCAGGCAATTTCAATCTGGTAAATACCGATGAGCTGTTTAATCTCATTAATATTGATCCGGGTGAATTTCAAAAGCAAAGCGATCTGGCAGCAATGATGGAAGTAGTGCATCATTTTCTGGTAAAGGAAGATGAGCGTGATCCGAATAATCCTTCTATCACAAATGTGTTGAGAAAAGCAACACCGTTGTTTGATGGCGGATACACTATTGGTGGAATGACGGGAAACGGAGCCAGCTTTGTAATGCGTGATGCACATGGTATTCGTCCGGCTTATTATTATGTAGATAATGAAGTGATCGTTGCAGCAAGTGAGCGTGCAGCCATTCGTACAACATTTAACGTTGGCGAAAATGAAGTGTTGGAATTGATGCCGGGACAGGCATTGATCGTAGAAGCAGATGGCAGCTATCACATTGATCAGATACTGGAACCGAAAGAACGCAGAGCCTGTTCGTTCGAACGTATTTATTTCAGTAGAGGAAGCGATGAAAAAATTTATCGTGAGCGCATTACACTTGGTCACAAATTAAGCAAACGTATACTTGAGCATATTGATTACGATTTGAAGAATACCATCTTCTCCTATATTCCCAATACAGCTGAAGTGGCATTTTATGGTTTGGTAAAAGGGATGGAAGAATATCTCAACCAGATCAAAGTGCAACGGATCATGAGCTGGGGGAAAGATTTTGATGAAGAGAAGTTGAACGAGATGATCACACGTAAGATCAGGCAGGAAAAAATTGCGATCAAAGATGTGAAGCTGCGTACGTTCATTACGGAAGACAGCAGCCGGAACGAAATGGTGCAGCACGTCTATGATATTACGTACGGCACGGTCAAGAAAGATGTAGATACATTGGTAGTGATCGATGATTCGATTGTACGTGGTACTACATTAAAAGAAAGTATTGTTCGGATGTTGGGTCGCCTTGGTCCAAAGAAAATTATTGTTGTATCAAGTGCGCCACAGATACGTTATCCCGATTGTTATGGTATTGATATGAGTAAGCTTGGCGATTTTGTTGCCTTCCGTGCAGCTATTGAATTGTTGAAAGAAAGAGGAATGACGGATGTAATTGATGAAGCCCATACCACCATCAAAGAAATGCAACGCAACAATCAATTGCATACGGAGAATGTAGTGCGTCGTTTGTACAAACCATTTACAACAGAAGAGATCAGTGATAAAATTGCACAGTTAATTACACCGGCAGGATTTACCATTCCGGTACAGGTCATCTACCAAAACATAGAAGATCTGCATGCCAGTTGCCCCACTAATACAGGCGATTGGTATTTTACCGGCAACTATCCAACTCCCGGCGGTAACAGAGTATGTAACAAAGCCCTTTTAAATTACCTCGATGGTAAAAATGTGAGAGGTTATTAA
- a CDS encoding SixA phosphatase family protein, whose translation MKSLLLIRHAKSSWDNPMQNDFDRPLNARGLKDAPMIAERLIERKIKIDAFISSPAKRAKQTCELFMQVFKKDAGSMILQSQLYLAQPEVFLQTIKQLPAGISHAAIFSHNNGITEFANTLSATQVDNMPTCSVFAVHIPIENWSDFTKAKKEFWFFDYPKLV comes from the coding sequence ATGAAATCGCTCCTTCTCATTCGCCACGCTAAAAGCAGTTGGGATAATCCGATGCAGAACGACTTTGACAGGCCGTTGAATGCAAGAGGATTAAAAGATGCACCGATGATAGCGGAACGGTTGATAGAGCGGAAGATAAAGATTGATGCCTTTATCAGCAGCCCGGCAAAACGGGCCAAACAAACCTGCGAACTGTTTATGCAAGTGTTTAAAAAAGACGCAGGAAGTATGATCCTCCAATCACAATTATATCTTGCGCAGCCAGAAGTTTTTTTGCAGACCATCAAACAACTGCCGGCTGGCATTTCACATGCCGCAATCTTTTCGCACAACAATGGTATTACTGAGTTTGCGAATACATTGTCAGCCACACAGGTTGACAATATGCCTACCTGTTCAGTATTTGCAGTTCATATCCCTATTGAAAATTGGAGCGATTTTACAAAGGCCAAAAAGGAATTCTGGTTTTTTGATTATCCGAAACTGGTGTAA
- a CDS encoding amidohydrolase family protein: MKKIIFSIQLLLVSILAVSQETVYPAKAQTETITITNATIHVGNGTVITNGFVTFENGKIKAVGQSNPPAGGKVIDAKGKHVYPGLILSVSQLGLVEVNSVRATVDHTELGLYNPNIRSIVAYNSDSKVIGTLRSNGVLFANVVPQGATISGSSTVVQLDAWNWEDATYKADGQIHMNMPSLLPRPSRFAAFLGQAESRSTADQVKEALNRVEEIKQFFQQAKAYHKESTHAKTNLKFEATKGLFDKKQKLFVHCDIVKEMLVAIDFAKEFGFDVVIVGGSESWQIADLLKQNNIAVILAERHALPTMTDDDVDLPYKSATYLQDAGVLYAINDGDGQTRGRNLPFNAGTAAGYGITKEQALSSITLNAAKILGIDNITGSIEVGKDANIVISEGDILDMRSSIVTYAFIQGRQVSLDDKHKQLNERYKYKYGIK; this comes from the coding sequence ATGAAGAAAATAATATTTAGTATACAACTTTTACTCGTGAGCATTCTTGCCGTTTCGCAGGAAACCGTTTACCCGGCAAAAGCACAAACAGAAACGATCACGATTACAAATGCTACCATACATGTAGGTAACGGAACGGTTATTACAAATGGCTTTGTAACATTTGAAAATGGAAAAATAAAAGCAGTTGGTCAAAGCAATCCGCCTGCCGGAGGCAAAGTGATCGATGCAAAAGGGAAACATGTTTATCCCGGTCTTATTTTATCTGTATCGCAACTCGGCTTAGTTGAGGTAAACAGCGTACGTGCAACCGTTGATCATACTGAGCTGGGCCTTTACAATCCAAACATCCGTTCAATTGTGGCGTACAACTCCGATTCAAAAGTAATTGGCACATTACGCAGCAACGGTGTATTGTTTGCAAATGTTGTTCCACAAGGAGCTACTATCAGCGGTTCATCTACCGTTGTGCAACTGGATGCATGGAACTGGGAAGATGCCACCTATAAAGCCGATGGACAAATACATATGAACATGCCCAGCTTGTTACCACGTCCCAGCCGCTTTGCTGCATTTCTTGGACAAGCTGAAAGCAGAAGCACTGCAGACCAGGTTAAAGAAGCCCTGAACCGTGTAGAAGAGATCAAACAGTTTTTTCAGCAGGCAAAAGCCTATCATAAAGAATCAACACATGCTAAAACCAATTTAAAGTTTGAGGCAACAAAAGGTTTGTTTGACAAAAAACAAAAACTGTTTGTGCATTGTGACATTGTAAAAGAAATGCTGGTTGCTATTGATTTTGCAAAAGAGTTTGGTTTTGATGTGGTGATCGTTGGTGGCAGTGAAAGCTGGCAAATAGCAGACTTGTTGAAACAAAACAATATCGCTGTGATTCTTGCTGAACGCCATGCGTTACCAACTATGACCGACGATGATGTGGACCTTCCTTACAAATCAGCTACTTATTTGCAGGATGCTGGTGTGCTGTACGCCATCAACGATGGAGATGGACAAACAAGAGGTCGTAATCTTCCATTTAATGCAGGTACGGCTGCCGGTTACGGCATCACAAAAGAACAGGCATTAAGTTCTATTACCCTCAATGCAGCCAAAATTCTGGGTATCGACAACATCACCGGTTCGATCGAAGTGGGAAAAGATGCCAACATTGTGATCAGTGAAGGCGATATTCTTGATATGAGATCAAGCATTGTTACGTATGCGTTTATCCAGGGCCGTCAGGTGAGCCTTGATGATAAACACAAACAGCTCAATGAACGTTACAAATACAAGTATGGGATAAAATAA